The genomic DNA ATACTAAGTTTACAGTCATGGAGGAGcaaaataaacataacatattcacaattaagaagctaaaattacaagttatttaagttttatgagacaaacacacacacacagagtgattaATCAACTAATAATTGCAGGCCTAAATGACACCAGTGATGTAAAGATTTGTCTCTGTCACATTTATCCCTACTGTAAACATGTTAGCTGGCATGGCTAACAGCTAGCTCAGGATAGCAACAACTTCACATACATTTAAATAGACGTGCTGACGCTACGTAGAGCTCGACGCGTTCAGTTCACTAGTCTTGTCTTTATCTATCGGCACTGACTGTAATGAACACTTACCTTCTGAAGAAAAGCCAATCGCTCCATAAACGTTGCCATGATTTAgcatttctcctcctgctcctgctgctgttagCATCTTCCACCTTAGCTACGAGGTGAAGGCGGGGCTTCAAGTGACAGCTAGCCAATCACGGCAAAAGCAAATAGCAACCCTGAAATCTATTGGTGTTCCGGTGACGCCCACGTTTACAGTTTGAGTGACAGAAGAATGAGCGAATCAGATTGAGGGATTTGACTTTTCCTTGATGACGGGTTCAACAACATGGCGGCGTCCGTGGTTAGCGTAACTGTTTCACCTCCttgttgaaatgtatttttctacttttctgtTAAATCTGACAAACTTTGAAGTAACGTAGCTTTAACAAATCACGGCTCCTTCCTGTCGGAGTGTTTCTGTGGACTCTTACAAGGAGCCGAGGTGACTTATTTGAGTGGCCGCCTGAACAGCACCATGTCTGGGTCAAATGTGTGGACTCGCACCCGcgagaaactgagacttttccCCGAAATCTTTGCTCAGTGTGGGTCAGAGGTGAGCAACGACACGTTTCACTGAGGAAAAATCAGTGTAGtatattcattatatatatattcatagtaATATTCATTATAGTTTCCTGCTTATGTCATAAAACATATCAGTTGAGAACTCAGAAGAGAGAACCAACTGTGCCCAATTGTATTTATTCTGTGGTTTTTGACTTTAAATAGTATAAtcttaattataataattacataatacataaaaacataccTGTGTAAATGAcaacgttttattttattttcaaaaaacacatacagtgtatatgttGCAGAAAATActaatttatatatattcaaGATTCATATGTTCagttaaaacaatatatattatatttatactaATTTATATAATAGATTAACAGAAAACTAATGTTTTTATGCATAAGTATCAATAAACTCTATATGAATAAAATGGACTTGGTGTCTGGGTCTAGAATGTGAAAGTGCCCTGTATTCTCTTTCATGGCCATCAGAGGGCAGCTTATCCATTAGAAAATACACTCTCTTCACTCGTCAGTAAATATTTGTCTTGACGAGTTTATTGTCtaaatcactagtttcaggtctttttaAATACTAGACAATgtccatttttttaaatgtacgaATTTACAGCTTAAGAGTCAGATTGGTTATGCTGAGGGGTGTGGCCATAGTATGATTGACAGAGGATGGTCCTCACCCAGTTCTACCTTCTCATTCAAATGCGTTTTGAAAAACAAGATGGACAAGAAGCAAAACATAAGAATTAATCTCTCACTGTCcaggaaatattgtttttaacaatCAGTTTTAAACATCTCATGAGAACCTGTGTGTGATTCAGGCAGCAGCGTACGGGAAGTGTGTGTCAGCTACGACAACAGGCGGACAGGAGTTAAAGAAGGACCTGTGTGCCAAGGAATTTCAAGCTCTGAAGACGTGCTTTACAAACGCAGTGAGTggcaaaataatacaaagaaagTGCAGTCTTCCTCCCATGTTTAAGggttattgttaaaaaaaaaaaaaaaaaataaataaatgtttttctttacagGCCAAGAAAAGAGCCAAATAAATGAAGAGCATCCAGGTTGTGGAGTAAATTACTCCTCCGATGTTAAAGGTTTGGGGTTGTGGCAGAAGACATGAAGACATTGTTGAAACATACTGTTTTTCAGCAGCGGAAACTGTAAtttatgtgaataaaaatgctattaaatgccagtttttcttaaacaaacacaaactgctaTGGTTGCATTACATCTTTCACTTTAATCTCATCACCAGAATGTACCAATGCACATAGAAAAATAGCCTCTTGTACAAAGCAACGGTCCGAGAGGAAAATTACAAACATATACGTCACATATTTTCATTCCACTGTCCTCAACACAATGTAcaaatcttgtgtgtgtgtgtgtgtgtgcgtgcgtgcgtgcgtgtataAACAATCTGACTACCGTTTACAGTTACGGTCGTGTgcaagagaaagagggaaaaaaaactgccacaTTTTTGTTCTGGTCACTGCTGCATCACATGGACTTTAAGGCACTAAGAAATGGGATGGGAGCAAGTGATCCAGACATTCTGGACCGAGCTGCTTCATGGTACACAGTTTTATCAAAGTGGACAAAAGGTTAATAAGGCTTCTCTGTTGACCTTGTCACTCCAGCATGAGGTTAAATAAGGTGACTTTCATTTGAAAGTAAAAACAAGGTCCTGGATCCACAATACATCCAACATGTGTGGGGGGGAATTGGGGAGGTTCAGAAACACCCTTGACACGGtttcacaattaaaacacaacggatttacaatatttacacctgagaaatgaagaaaaaataccATGATCTTTCGGAAAACGACTCACAATGAAGCACAGACACGGTGGAGGAGGACGGTGtctacaaaacacatttaaatgacccACAAACgaacaatatttaaatatatgctTTTTTCCAAACATTCCACACATTATAGAGACTGTATAAAATGGACGTAGCTTTTGTGGGTTTTGAAAATTGAAGCCAAGAGAGTGGAACGGGTGGAGTGGTCAGCCACTGGGGGGCGGCATTGTACgtgaaaaaaagttaaaggCAGCTCTGACACTAACCCAGTCCTCATGAATAAATGCTTTCCactttatttgtaacatcagtaaacactttcctgaggagttaatggtctatATCACTAGTCCCGGCTCATAATGTCAATTTTGGAAATTATCCTCCTGTTTGGAGGAAAATTGTTGATaaatatgagtggacactagtgtgattgacagctggcatcATCCTGGTATCgtccagtttaaaaaaaaacggaCATGGTCAAATTGCAAACCCACAAGACTActtccactttctttttttaatatatggtCTATGGTATTTGCATAGATTTATATACAATTCTCTGCCACAAAACGAAAATAAGTTAATATTTACACTTCAATAAAGACTTTggttatttctagagcacacaGTTTCAAGAAAGAGAAACCGTTCCTCTTTGTCCAGCaaaggacagagaggaaaaagaatGTAAGGCAACATTAATATTATGGTCCACGGTGAAAGAAGGTCCTGCAGGTTTTAACGAAGAGCGTCTGTGTTATTTCGCTGCCTCGTCCTCTGGGGCCTGTTTAATCTGCCGTGAGTGCACCATGGCCCCGGCCAGCAGCCGCTCCTCCAGGGCAACGTGCAGGTTGGAGCCCCCCAGCTCCAGCAGGGGCTCCAGGCCGTGAACCCCCCTGGACGCCCCGGTCTCCTCCGGGGGCCCTCCAGCCTCTTTAGGTCCCAGCTCCCTGCGCCTCCTCCTCAGATCCGTCTCTCCCTGTTCCCTGACCTTCTCGTGGGAGCCCTGAGGGTTCATCTCGGCTCTGACAGCTCTGTCTTCCGCGCCTTCTCCAGGGTCCGCATCGGCAGCAACGCTCTCTTTGAGGTCTCGTCCACCGTTCTTCAAAGCTTCGCCGTCTTCTCTCTCAGCCTCCTGTGCCGCTTTCTGGGCCTCTACGACTCGCTTCAGCTCGTCCAGCTTCTCCCGAGCCTCCTCTGCCGCCTGTTCTTTTTGCGCTCTTGCGACTATTTCTTTGTctactctctctttctcctgctgGAGAGACTCTCCTGCAGCTTTCTCTCTTTTTGCTTCCTCTAACTTCTGAGCTCTCTCCTTCACCAACCTCACCTGCACCTCTCTCTctatcctctccctctctgctttcTCCTTCTCCATTTCTTGTGCTTGAGCAATcctttccctctcctccctttcCAGCCTCTCCTTCTCCACCCTTGCCTGCACCTCTCTCTCTATCCTCTCACTCTCTGctttctccttctccagctctTGTGCTTTGGcaagcttctctctctcctctctgtctagcCGCTCTCTCTCCACCAGCGCCTGCACTTCTTTCTCTATCCTTTCCTTCTCTTTGACCTCATTCACAACTTCGTTTCCCAGTCTTGCCTTAATCTCTTTGTTAATCTTCTTGTTTTCCATTTCTAGGCTTTTTTCTTCGCTCTTGAGCTGCTCCACCAGATTGTTTTCAGGTTCCGGTCTCATCTTTGCCAGTGGCACTCCCCGCGCTCCCACCTCATTCTGGAGGGGAGATTCTCCTCCAGGTGCAACATTAAAATCTTCCTTGTAGGGTACTGGGGCAGCTACTTTAGCCTGTGCTGCGTTATCCCCATCATGGGCTTCATTCTGATCCACAGCCACACCACCCTGTGGAGCTCCAACCCCAGCTCCAGCGCCAGCTCCGGCTCCGGCTGCCTCCTTCAGGTCTGAGGCCAGTCCAGACTCTTTGGCCTTTGCTCCTCCACCTTCCATCACCTCCACATGCTCCTGGATGCCTTTCTCTGCCTCAACTTCAGCAGCACCTTTAAGAAAACAACCACAATATCTACACACTGTCTAGTTTGGGCTCTGATATCGAGAAAAACATTATCTATGTAATGTAACGCACCGGGCTGTTTCTGGTGGATCTCCTTGTGTTGCTCTTCTATGACGGCCAGTAGTTTCTCCTGCTGGTCCAGAAGCCTCTTCTGCTGCTCCTGTTGCTCCTTGATCACCTGCAGCAGCACCACATGGTCGATCTGGCCCTCTGCACGTACACAAAAATGCTGAATTAAACCGAGTCACAGACTGACGCTGTGAGAATTGTGCACTGGTTAGGGATCTGTGAGAAAGTCGGTGATGCTGATGTAGAACCGGGATCAACAAACACATACGTTGCTGTAGACATTAATAAGAAGCGTCAGAAATGAGCAGCTATGTTAAGAGGTGAGTACACTGGTGCATTATAGagtttcatgttaaaaaaaaacaccacatgtATACGTAAATATAATGGTTGTATAATATATACTGTTAATGTAAAAAGACAGACCAGAGTAGGCTGAAGAAAAGCCAAGAGCGAGTTCATACCTGCAACCAACTTTTTTATCACTGTGACAGGAatccagcagagagagagagaaagaaagaaagaaagaaagaaaaaggggcagaaagagagaagagagagagaaagtgggcaaaagtaaacaacaaagagtcaacaaaagacaacaaagactGTGGAAAATATCAGGTCAGGTCCAGGAGTAAAAGAAAGTCATGTGCACTGTGTTTTTACTCCTTCAAACACGTCACACAGATGATAATACAGAGGATAAATCAAAGCCAAGCaagatgtggggaaaaaagagtgTCAGGAgcaacaaaacacatgcagtacaatgctttaaaaaataacttgCCACTGATTCTCTGAATTAATTACATTCAGACTCAGGCGGTCCGGTTTTGATTCAATATCGATTCATTTAGAGATATTCAAGTTTCTATACCAATCATGCTTTGGTTAAGAAAGAGATTTTCACAGAGCTAAAGCTGCAAATTCTATAAAGTTTGGATCTCTGTAACCTGGCACTTgataaaaaactttttttttcatattgtttaCATTCAATAGCTGTCTGTGATAATTCAAACtcaaacataaagaaaaactgTGAAACTCTTTAACAAAATCCAGCCAAGAAGCACATCAGGCATTTTAAAGTAATTgacaagttgtccagcagagggtgctgtgagtgcGACTAGGCCTGCACCCATGCACTCTTTAGTCTTCAGAAGAAGCCAACAGTGAAGTCGTATTGTTttgaagacacaaacaaacaaacaaacaaattgtcCTCCTGAGTGAACAATCGGGACACCAAAGTCTCCTGATTGCGTTAGTCAGATCTTCCAAATGAAAATCGATGAAAATACAGAGAATCTATTTCTTTTGAACTCAGCCCAGACGTAGAAAATGTCTTATATCTTCACAGAAAACACTTCTGTGGTGGGACTTCCTATCAGGGGAACAGTGTATTTTATCCTGGGCTATAAACACCCACACTCGTGTgtaagatttttttaaacactggtACAAACTTGTCTgcaggaagaaaaacatttgaatgcagcTTTATTTCAAACTGCATTACATCCAAATTTCCTCTTACCCTCCATCTTTTCATCCGCTGTGTCTTTGttgtctgcagctgcagcgcCGTCTGCCACAGGACGATGTTCTTCTTCAGGAAGCGGAGCTGAAGAatcacacacacgaacacaaaATCACAAACTCCATCTTTCTTTCCTTCGACTTTCCATtaaaacaacagtgacacacactcacgtttCTCTGGAGCCTCTGGAGCTTTGTTCTCCACTTTCACAGCCCCCACCTCATCATTGTCCACCACGGGAGCTTTCACGTGATCCACCTTCACCGCTTCCTTCACGTCCTGCTTTTTCTCTGCCTCTGCGTTGTCCACTATCTCATTGGAGAGAACTTCACCTCCACCCAAATCCACCTCCTCTTTCCTCATGCCGGCGTCAGCGGGCTTTTGTTCGGCTCCCTTTGCGTCGTCTGCCTTCACGTGCTCCCCGTCTCCTTCAGGTTCTTCATCTCCTCCCAAGGCCTTTTTTCTCGTGTCTATTTTGACCGCATCATGAGGAATGGGCGGCTCGTGTCTGTGGGCTTCTCCCTCTGGCACGGCCACACCTGAgcaaacgcacacacagcacacgGAACCTTGTGAATTCTTCTGTTTTGGTGTGAATCTTAAAGTACATAAAGATTCAGAAGGGCCAAGATTTGATTACTGATGCATTAAAAATTGCCTACAGAATGTGTTGAAATATAGCAATATAAAAGGGTTCCCACAACATggctgacatcaaattcaaggccCTTCCAGGACctattccctcaaattcaaggactgaagaTCTGTTCAagataggttttgttttctcttccccTTCAGTTAAAGCAGAACCTTACAAGTCTGGTTGTTTACCACCTTAAACATTCATTGTTATCCTCACTTTATCCTCACTGCTAACGCGTGTGTGCACCCTCACCCTCgtcagacagtcgtttcctcttcctcgcttcctccgaCAGCGGTTTTCTGTGCTTGTTTTTGCCGGCTCTGCCGTtatgaacgtctaaaataacactgtcactgtcttGGTCTTATAGCCGGTACCCCTGCAAGACCCAAGACCTTGCGGGACcttctgattctgaggactccgggtCATTGGCGCTGATTTTACATGGCTGGTTtcccactaacagacagtagggggcagtggagacagcccccaaatctccccacaacaagacatttcaccatcacaatgactctgaagctgtttaGCTACTTTCCAGATAAAAATGAGTGAGAGTTAAAGTTCTGTGTCCTCACCAGCATCAGGACGGTCCAGCTgtgcctcctcctctccctccttcttcttcttcttctgctcctcctcctcaggacCTTCCACCGGCCCTTTAATCTGAGGCGCCTCACCCTGGTTCCTCTCCCCAGCCTGAGCCGCTGCGTCACCGGGGAGGTCAGGCTTTTCCATGTCCACTGACTTCTTGTTTCCAGGATTGTCtgcatcacacaaacacagaacacaatCTGTGACAACACCGCTCATAAAATGATGGCCCCCTGTGAAAATATCAGACTCCCGTCCCTTATCTTCAGCCAACCTGTACTCCCTGTCGACAAAATACAACCACAAATCAGTTCATAACAGATTTATACATCTGTAAAAACACACCCGGATAtatttcccctctttttttatatcatttttgtttgtctttgttgtattttttcttccccctccaCAGGTTATAAAGCCAGTCTCAGAAATATGAGACTAAATTAAGAAACCATAAATGTGAcatctcatttatttatacgttttttttcccccgcctTCCTTGTTGGCAAAAGCTAAAACCACTGTATTGTAATGTAGTATATTTATCACTATCTTTATTTCCGTGTTAAGTGGTGTTTATTGTACACATTTATTGTGggcattaaaataaattaacacCCTGGCGTAAGACTGTTACTCTCAGCTGTAATtgattttctgctgctgctcatttcTCACGTAGgatccaccagggggcagcaaaTACTGCAAATAGCAAAATAGTCACACTTGTAATGAATGAGATAGACTAAAGGGGGGGGAAGTGACAAACAGTAAAACGGGTGTGCAAGGGTTAGAAGGAGaaagaaatattacatttaaaattcaaataagGGTTTAGCTGAGTCAGACTCAATTAAACCAAACTaaagacaggaagtaaaacttaAAAAGCACCTTCTCTGTCAGCCTAAAACACACTCCCATTTGTTCCGTCTGTGAACCTCTACCCTCCCCAATCCTCACATCACACTTTCCTTTTATGCAGCCAGAGCTCGCAGGCATTTTATAGCTGCCACAGGAGATACGGGAGGAgacgggggggcggggggttggTGTagacaatgtgttttttttggaaggggggggagagagaaagaaggaggggaggagggcgGCAGCAGCAAAATGAACCGAGGTAGAGGAGTGGGGAGAAATTGCTGGAGTTTGAAGGGCATCACTCTTGCTCCATCAATGTCAAGTACACAGCGCTGCACTCAGATATTATCAAGAGGTTATCTCTTCgccctgcctgtctgtctgtcaccctGTCTGTCTCCATCTTTTGTTCTCGCACAAGATGAAAGAAAGCCTTTCTTTTCCTGTGGCTTTGTGCTTTTTGTTTCACTTGTGTTGATGATGCATTTCGTGTGAAATAATTGCTGCCGTCCAATTTCTAGACCGCACTGCAAAAGGAGACGCGGCTCCAGCCAACTGAGGTAAATGTTTCCCACGGCTCATTAGTGAAGCACTTCTCATTTACAGTCCATGGAGTAGATACACAATCACACAGCCATTAGTGTGTGTCACGATCTTTTTACCGTGCGGTTCGTGGGGGTTCGGGAGCGGCACGTTGTCCTTGACAGGTGTCGGTGTGAGGGCCGGGGTTTTGACAGCGGGGCTGCTCGCCGATATTGAGAGAGTGGTAAAGGTGCTGATGATCAGGATCCCCAGACCCACAAAGAGCACCAGCTacaggacagaggacacacagcATAAACCTCGTcattcttttattcattcacttGAAACCATGATTAGAAAAGAGTAAAGTCAGAGGATCGTCACCTGCGCGAGGATGCTGTTCTTCTGGATTTTCCTGAAGATGAGGGCGGGGCATATGAAGCAGATGAGACTGCCCATGGTGGCTCCAGTCAGACCCAAGATGGTTTCCACTGAGGGGAGATAAGGAGAAGATAAACACAGTGATTATTGTGTGGCTCTACAGATCGTTccgcagactccgtctgacacggtCACTGAGCGGgattgtgattcggctcacgattgtccggctttcagcagtgctgtcgctaaacacaccagactcctctgttaaatattgaattaACTAAACCAAATGTTGTagattaacacacgttttctttttaactgatctacagttcggcattgtttcggtttgattcttgtgtcgcacGCGGCTGGCAGTCTGTCGAGGTCACATTCGACAACTCACCCCAAATTTGGGGCTATAACCTGGCTTATCTACATTTTAACGTTTATTAATATGCATGGTCCttttccttaaataaataataataacttggACAATTTATCATTATGAGCAGCCACAATCCATGTGCTCTGTCGAGGCAACTCTTCCGATTCTATCAACTGGATGTAGTTTACACTCCAAACACTAGATGGTGACAAAGTGCTTCCAATACGATCCTTGCTATGTGTGGCATATGCATCAACCACCACCTTGGCTGCATTCAATAATACTGTAGTCCACAAGGGGCAAAAGGTCTAGTGTAtaaaatttaggtgaaattattttcagttggcagaaactgaagctCAAATAATTCAAGTGTACAATCCTGATTttatgagttgttgtttttccaattACCCCCCCAAAATTTGATCgccttttatatatttatatcaggagctgggTCAGGTTTAAGGAGGCCGCCAATTTggatcactgtgtttttttacaacagTCCAGGAAGGACAAACGTaacatattttgagttttgatgctaaatCAAGGCTGCACAGCTTCActaacacacttggaaggggaACTTCACCAAACCACAAATCACACCACCAAAAGTGACCCATGCTCTGTATCACGCAGCCACTTCCTAACTGCCTCTGTCGTTTATAGCCGGCAGCTGCCCAGAAGACAAGCATGGAACCCTGCCCCTGGCAGCAGAAGCCCTGGCCTCACCCCGGTCTCTGTGGGCCCTGCGTTGGCTCCGCACTGGGCCTGGAAACCTCATCGTTCATCCAGTGGACGGACACCGTATTGTCTCCCTCAGATTTAGTGTCCACCCCCCATGCCTCCCCCACCCCCAGGGTCCTTAGCTCCTGTCTCCTCAGTCTATTAGTCTGATTAGACACACAAAGAGCCATCCAAACACATGTTCACTGTTATATCTGCACCCAGAAAAGACTCAAAGAGTCCAGAATTAGAGACAGtatttgtgtgtacatgtgtttcgcgagtgtgtgtttaagtgtgtgtgagtctggtaGAATAATAGCCTTATCTTCCCCGCCGGCCCGTCTCACAGGAGATAAAAGTTAGGGCCCTGATTTAAGGACTGCGTTAGAGTGTGACAGTCACTGACTCGTAaagtcacattcacacatgtcgtaaaaaaaaaaggctccgcGCCCCGCTCCGCCCACAGAGAGGAACACGTGCACCTTAAAGACCCCCGCAGCCAGCGACGTCGCacacatatgaacacacacacatacgtgcaCTTTTAATTCGTTCAATCCCTgccggagtgtgtgtgtgtgtgtgtgaggatatACCGTTGGGAATGAGAATGCCTCCCAGCATGGTTCCAAACACGATGCAGAGGGTGATCATCTTGAAGCGCAGAGGAGGCATGTATCCCCCGGCGGCAAACGTCCCATCCTTCTGCTGCGAGGACGGAAgcaaaatgaaagagaaaaggaagaaaattcaggcttaaaatgtgtgtgtgtaaccgaTTTCAACTTGTTTTGAATCGccctcccccccacctctcccAGCATCTTACACTACTCAGAGCACATCAGTGCGACGGAGATTTATCTAAATGAAAAGAGACAGTCAGATGAGTTAATGCGCCTGTGTTCACATCTGGATATGATCAAAAACCTTCACGAGGAAAAAGGATCCACGGAAAAGTTGGATAAATGAAGACGTTTCTGTCTTTACGACTGTCAAACTGCACCACAGGAATGACTCCACCGCCTGCCATTTCCACAATAATGAGtgcaaaattaaacaattaCGGCTAATTTAAAAGTCGGAGCAATTTCTGTGGCACTCCTTTCTCGTCAGctttttgacataaaaaaacccTCCACTGCTTAATAGGTGGCCGCTTCTTACttgctttcaaaacaaaatgtcactatgtcactttaaatactaattttgtttattcaatCAACTCAAATATGATGCAAATTATTTTGGAAATGAACTAAAAAGCACAGAAAAGTGGACAAACAACTTAATTTCAACCCGTCACCCGTACAAAATCAAAATTTATGAATACAAAAGACCTCGAATTTTAACctcattaaatttaaattcatgTTAATGGCTGTGACGCCGTGTACAGGGTCAGTATCTGAGCTCACCTGCTGCTCAAAGAGCATGGTGTTGATGGCCTGGCGACACGGCAGGATCATCATGGGAAATCCCACGGCGACGGACATCATGAAGCCCACGCGGATCATTT from Solea solea chromosome 21, fSolSol10.1, whole genome shotgun sequence includes the following:
- the slc38a10 gene encoding putative sodium-coupled neutral amino acid transporter 10 isoform X1, giving the protein MSKMTASNSGLIMNVVNSIVGVSVLTMPFCFKQCGIVLGTLLLFFCSWMTHKSCMFLVHTASNTKRRTYAGLAFHAYGKAGKTLVETSMIGLMLGTCIAFYVVIADLGSNFFAQLLGLQVTFSFRVVLLIAVSLFIVLPLSLQRNMMASLQSFSAMALIFYTLFMFTIVLSSLRYGIISGSWMERVHLWRLKGVIQCLPIIATTFCCHPQVLPTYDSLDEPSVKRMSTIFTSALNVVTIFYITVGFFGYVSFTDVIAGNVLMNFPSNLVTEMIRVGFMMSVAVGFPMMILPCRQAINTMLFEQQQKDGTFAAGGYMPPLRFKMITLCIVFGTMLGGILIPNVETILGLTGATMGSLICFICPALIFRKIQKNSILAQLVLFVGLGILIISTFTTLSISASSPAVKTPALTPTPVKDNVPLPNPHEPHDNPGNKKSVDMEKPDLPGDAAAQAGERNQGEAPQIKGPVEGPEEEEQKKKKKEGEEEAQLDRPDAGVAVPEGEAHRHEPPIPHDAVKIDTRKKALGGDEEPEGDGEHVKADDAKGAEQKPADAGMRKEEVDLGGGEVLSNEIVDNAEAEKKQDVKEAVKVDHVKAPVVDNDEVGAVKVENKAPEAPEKPPLPEEEHRPVADGAAAADNKDTADEKMEVIKKLVAEGQIDHVVLLQVIKEQQEQQKRLLDQQEKLLAVIEEQHKEIHQKQPGAAEVEAEKGIQEHVEVMEGGGAKAKESGLASDLKEAAGAGAGAGAGVGAPQGGVAVDQNEAHDGDNAAQAKVAAPVPYKEDFNVAPGGESPLQNEVGARGVPLAKMRPEPENNLVEQLKSEEKSLEMENKKINKEIKARLGNEVVNEVKEKERIEKEVQALVERERLDREEREKLAKAQELEKEKAESERIEREVQARVEKERLEREERERIAQAQEMEKEKAERERIEREVQVRLVKERAQKLEEAKREKAAGESLQQEKERVDKEIVARAQKEQAAEEAREKLDELKRVVEAQKAAQEAEREDGEALKNGGRDLKESVAADADPGEGAEDRAVRAEMNPQGSHEKVREQGETDLRRRRRELGPKEAGGPPEETGASRGVHGLEPLLELGGSNLHVALEERLLAGAMVHSRQIKQAPEDEAAK
- the ndufaf8 gene encoding NADH dehydrogenase [ubiquinone] 1 alpha subcomplex assembly factor 8, whose protein sequence is MSGSNVWTRTREKLRLFPEIFAQCGSEAAAYGKCVSATTTGGQELKKDLCAKEFQALKTCFTNAAKKRAK
- the slc38a10 gene encoding putative sodium-coupled neutral amino acid transporter 10 isoform X2, whose product is MSKMTASNSGLIMNVVNSIVGVSVLTMPFCFKQCGIVLGTLLLFFCSWMTHKSCMFLVHTASNTKRRTYAGLAFHAYGKAGKTLVETSMIGLMLGTCIAFYVVIADLGSNFFAQLLGLQVTFSFRVVLLIAVSLFIVLPLSLQRNMMASLQSFSAMALIFYTLFMFTMVLSSFKHGLRSGLWLGQVNVVRLEGVFRCLPICGMAFACQSQVLPTYDSLDEPSVKRMSTIFTSALNVVTIFYITVGFFGYVSFTDVIAGNVLMNFPSNLVTEMIRVGFMMSVAVGFPMMILPCRQAINTMLFEQQQKDGTFAAGGYMPPLRFKMITLCIVFGTMLGGILIPNVETILGLTGATMGSLICFICPALIFRKIQKNSILAQLVLFVGLGILIISTFTTLSISASSPAVKTPALTPTPVKDNVPLPNPHEPHDNPGNKKSVDMEKPDLPGDAAAQAGERNQGEAPQIKGPVEGPEEEEQKKKKKEGEEEAQLDRPDAGVAVPEGEAHRHEPPIPHDAVKIDTRKKALGGDEEPEGDGEHVKADDAKGAEQKPADAGMRKEEVDLGGGEVLSNEIVDNAEAEKKQDVKEAVKVDHVKAPVVDNDEVGAVKVENKAPEAPEKPPLPEEEHRPVADGAAAADNKDTADEKMEVIKKLVAEGQIDHVVLLQVIKEQQEQQKRLLDQQEKLLAVIEEQHKEIHQKQPGAAEVEAEKGIQEHVEVMEGGGAKAKESGLASDLKEAAGAGAGAGAGVGAPQGGVAVDQNEAHDGDNAAQAKVAAPVPYKEDFNVAPGGESPLQNEVGARGVPLAKMRPEPENNLVEQLKSEEKSLEMENKKINKEIKARLGNEVVNEVKEKERIEKEVQALVERERLDREEREKLAKAQELEKEKAESERIEREVQARVEKERLEREERERIAQAQEMEKEKAERERIEREVQVRLVKERAQKLEEAKREKAAGESLQQEKERVDKEIVARAQKEQAAEEAREKLDELKRVVEAQKAAQEAEREDGEALKNGGRDLKESVAADADPGEGAEDRAVRAEMNPQGSHEKVREQGETDLRRRRRELGPKEAGGPPEETGASRGVHGLEPLLELGGSNLHVALEERLLAGAMVHSRQIKQAPEDEAAK
- the slc38a10 gene encoding putative sodium-coupled neutral amino acid transporter 10 isoform X3 translates to MSKMTASNSGLIMNVVNSIVGVSVLTMPFCFKQCGIVLGTLLLFFCSWMTHKSCMFLVHTASNTKRRTYAGLAFHAYGKAGKTLVETSMIGLMLGTCIAFYVVIADLGSNFFAQLLGLQVTFSFRVVLLIAVSLFIVLPLSLQRNMMASLQSFSAMALIFYTLFMFTIVLSSLRYGIISGSWMERVHLWRLKGVIQCLPIIATTFCCHPQVLPTYDSLDEPSVKRMSTIFTSALNVVTIFYITVGFFGYVSFTDVIAGNVLMNFPSNLVTEMIRVGFMMSVAVGFPMMILPCRQAINTMLFEQQQKDGTFAAGGYMPPLRFKMITLCIVFGTMLGGILIPNVETILGLTGATMGSLICFICPALIFRKIQKNSILAQLVLFVGLGILIISTFTTLSISASSPAVKTPALTPTPVKDNVPLPNPHEPHDNPGNKKSVDMEKPDLPGDAAAQAGERNQGEAPQIKGPVEGPEEEEQKKKKKEGEEEAQLDRPDAGVAVPEGEAHRHEPPIPHDAVKIDTRKKALGGDEEPEGDGEHVKADDAKGAEQKPADAGMRKEEVDLGGGEVLSNEIVDNAEAEKKQDVKEAVKVDHVKAPVVDNDEVGAVKVENKAPEAPEKPPLPEEEHRPVADGAAAADNKDTADEKMEEGQIDHVVLLQVIKEQQEQQKRLLDQQEKLLAVIEEQHKEIHQKQPGAAEVEAEKGIQEHVEVMEGGGAKAKESGLASDLKEAAGAGAGAGAGVGAPQGGVAVDQNEAHDGDNAAQAKVAAPVPYKEDFNVAPGGESPLQNEVGARGVPLAKMRPEPENNLVEQLKSEEKSLEMENKKINKEIKARLGNEVVNEVKEKERIEKEVQALVERERLDREEREKLAKAQELEKEKAESERIEREVQARVEKERLEREERERIAQAQEMEKEKAERERIEREVQVRLVKERAQKLEEAKREKAAGESLQQEKERVDKEIVARAQKEQAAEEAREKLDELKRVVEAQKAAQEAEREDGEALKNGGRDLKESVAADADPGEGAEDRAVRAEMNPQGSHEKVREQGETDLRRRRRELGPKEAGGPPEETGASRGVHGLEPLLELGGSNLHVALEERLLAGAMVHSRQIKQAPEDEAAK